Proteins encoded together in one Pseudomonadota bacterium window:
- a CDS encoding hydrogen peroxide-inducible genes activator translates to MSGFLPTLKQLQYLVALKEHGHFGKAAESCFVTQSTLSAGLRELESLLGCTLVERTRRVVRFTPLGNQVVERAHRLLREAEELAELAKSSGQPLTGELRMSVIPTIAPFLLPQLLPRLRQEKPELKLYLREEVSTAACDSLHHGQVDCILFAMPFACGEVAMETLFSDSFHVAFPKDDPRDPPTSIDPTLLDETRLLLLEDGHCLKDHVLAACNRPELSASATMIGTSLHTLVQMVDNGLGLTLLPDMALHSEILTGTSIVTRPLKSSQASRDITLAWRKNSPREEEFKMLADILRRGWQTAP, encoded by the coding sequence ATGAGCGGGTTTCTGCCGACGCTCAAACAGCTGCAATATCTCGTCGCGCTCAAGGAGCATGGCCATTTCGGCAAGGCGGCGGAGAGCTGTTTCGTCACCCAGTCGACACTATCGGCAGGTCTGCGCGAGCTGGAATCGCTGCTAGGCTGCACCCTGGTCGAACGCACCCGCCGCGTTGTTCGCTTCACGCCGCTGGGCAATCAGGTGGTTGAACGGGCCCACCGGTTGCTGCGTGAGGCGGAGGAGCTGGCCGAACTGGCCAAATCCTCGGGCCAGCCGCTGACAGGCGAGCTACGGATGAGCGTCATCCCCACCATCGCGCCGTTCCTGCTGCCGCAGCTGTTGCCGCGCCTGCGCCAGGAAAAGCCCGAGCTCAAACTCTATCTGCGCGAAGAGGTCAGCACCGCCGCCTGCGACTCGCTGCATCACGGCCAGGTCGATTGCATATTGTTCGCCATGCCCTTTGCCTGTGGCGAAGTGGCAATGGAAACGCTGTTCAGCGACAGTTTCCATGTTGCCTTCCCCAAGGATGATCCGCGCGACCCGCCGACCAGCATCGACCCTACGCTGCTCGACGAGACCCGGCTGCTGCTGCTCGAGGACGGCCATTGCCTCAAAGACCATGTGCTTGCCGCCTGCAACCGCCCGGAGCTGAGCGCCAGCGCCACCATGATCGGCACCTCGCTGCACACACTGGTGCAGATGGTCGATAACGGCCTAGGCCTGACGCTGCTGCCCGATATGGCGCTGCACAGCGAGATACTCACCGGCACCAGCATCGTCACCCGGCCGCTCAAATCCTCCCAGGCATCGCGCGACATCACCCTTGCCTGGCGCAAGAACAGCCCGCGCGAAGAAGAATTCAAAATGCTTGCGGATATCTTGCGGCGCGGATGGCAGACAGCGCCCTAA
- a CDS encoding TauD/TfdA family dioxygenase: MDNFPSIITAHGHAPDTGDPHGLWQAISANVEQQLAQTGAVLLRGFGFADAHDFDALIAATGWPGFTYAESLSNAVRVNVTERVFTANEAPPHVEIHLHHEMAQTPIYPSRLLFFCETAPDKGGATPLCRSDMLFARISETLPGFAEKCQRLGVRYTNIMPGRDDAASGQGRSWASTLSVANREQAEAKLRVLGYDWHWRDADIGSEPALRVTTSAMPAIRVLDDGSISFFNQLIAAWAGWADTPGDEPPKLSFGDGSPLDDEDMAKVADMAETVTADCAWQQGDIAILDNYRVMHGRRPFAGERRVLAALIGSA, from the coding sequence ATGGACAACTTCCCTTCCATCATCACCGCCCATGGTCACGCTCCCGATACTGGTGATCCGCACGGCTTGTGGCAAGCCATCAGCGCCAATGTCGAACAGCAGCTGGCGCAGACCGGCGCGGTGCTGCTGCGTGGTTTCGGTTTTGCTGACGCCCATGATTTCGACGCCCTTATTGCAGCCACGGGCTGGCCCGGCTTCACCTATGCCGAGTCGCTTTCAAATGCGGTCCGCGTCAATGTCACCGAACGGGTGTTCACCGCCAATGAAGCACCGCCGCATGTCGAGATCCACCTGCACCATGAGATGGCGCAGACGCCGATCTATCCGTCGCGGCTTCTGTTCTTCTGCGAGACCGCACCCGATAAAGGCGGGGCGACACCGCTCTGCCGCTCGGACATGTTGTTTGCCCGGATAAGCGAAACGCTGCCCGGCTTCGCCGAAAAGTGCCAGCGGCTGGGTGTGCGCTATACCAATATCATGCCGGGGCGTGATGATGCCGCGAGCGGGCAGGGACGCAGCTGGGCCAGCACGCTGAGCGTTGCCAACCGCGAACAGGCCGAGGCCAAGCTGAGAGTGCTGGGCTATGACTGGCACTGGCGCGATGCGGACATCGGGTCAGAGCCTGCCTTGCGCGTAACCACATCGGCCATGCCGGCCATCCGCGTGCTTGATGATGGCAGTATCAGCTTTTTCAACCAGCTAATTGCTGCCTGGGCCGGATGGGCCGATACCCCCGGAGATGAACCCCCCAAGCTGAGCTTTGGTGATGGCAGTCCCCTTGATGATGAGGATATGGCAAAGGTCGCCGACATGGCCGAGACCGTCACCGCTGATTGCGCGTGGCAGCAGGGCGATATCGCGATTCTCGACAATTATCGGGTGATGCATGGTCGCCGGCCTTTTGCCGGCGAAAGGCGGGTGCTGGCCGCGCTGATCGGATCGGCCTGA
- a CDS encoding MFS transporter encodes MSSALPLLGKRRFSPLFITQLLGAFNDNLFKFSMVILVTYAVLKDPQQEFVFNAVASLVFILPFFLFSALAGQLADNFDKAMIIRHVKTAEIGLAITGAVGLYFGLVSIMYIALFLLGLQSTFFGPIKYAILPQHLEKDEVLAGTGLVEAGTYIAILAGTILGGIIIDRAGNGVELAAILVLIVAVIGWVSSRFVPDAPPQKEREKIDFNIFRSSWRLISDTLHIRRLYLAIVAISFFWTIGAVLVIQFPPLVKNVLTAAPEVASLFLGVFSIGIAVGSVLINRLLKSEVSARYAPMSVILMGGFVILLYIFAGGWDGLDGDDLYTFGTFINHDGAWLLLAILAGVAITGGMFVVPLYAFLTTTVDISRTARTIAANNVVNSGCMVAGAAMAAGLSFLGISTLDQFLLVAAMCLVAAWLGWLLHKACDEPLGPDDEFHDAERMDKTAG; translated from the coding sequence ATGTCATCAGCACTTCCCCTTCTTGGCAAGAGAAGGTTTTCCCCGCTTTTCATCACCCAGTTGCTGGGTGCGTTCAACGATAATCTGTTCAAATTCTCGATGGTCATCCTGGTGACCTATGCGGTGCTGAAGGATCCCCAGCAGGAGTTCGTGTTCAACGCCGTTGCGTCTCTGGTGTTCATCCTGCCCTTCTTCCTGTTTTCCGCGCTGGCCGGGCAGCTGGCGGACAATTTCGACAAGGCGATGATCATCCGACATGTCAAAACAGCCGAGATCGGGCTGGCGATTACCGGCGCGGTCGGCCTCTATTTCGGACTCGTCAGCATCATGTATATCGCGCTGTTCCTGCTGGGGCTGCAGTCGACATTTTTCGGGCCGATCAAATATGCCATCCTGCCCCAGCATCTGGAAAAGGATGAGGTCCTCGCCGGGACCGGGCTGGTCGAGGCCGGCACCTATATCGCCATTCTTGCGGGTACCATTTTGGGCGGTATCATCATCGACCGTGCGGGCAATGGCGTCGAACTGGCGGCGATACTGGTGCTGATTGTTGCCGTTATCGGCTGGGTCTCCAGCCGTTTCGTGCCCGATGCACCGCCGCAAAAGGAGCGTGAGAAGATCGATTTCAACATCTTCCGTTCATCCTGGCGGCTGATCAGCGACACGCTGCATATCCGCAGACTGTATCTCGCCATTGTCGCGATCAGCTTTTTCTGGACCATTGGTGCGGTGCTGGTGATCCAGTTCCCGCCGCTGGTGAAAAATGTGCTCACTGCCGCGCCTGAAGTCGCCAGCCTGTTCCTCGGTGTATTCTCGATCGGTATCGCAGTGGGATCGGTGCTGATCAACCGGCTGCTCAAAAGTGAGGTCTCCGCCCGTTATGCGCCGATGAGTGTGATCCTGATGGGGGGCTTTGTCATCCTGCTCTACATCTTTGCAGGCGGCTGGGACGGTCTTGACGGTGATGATCTCTACACCTTCGGCACCTTTATCAACCATGATGGCGCCTGGCTGTTGCTGGCGATACTGGCAGGGGTAGCCATCACCGGCGGGATGTTTGTGGTGCCGCTCTATGCGTTTCTGACCACCACCGTCGACATCAGCCGTACCGCACGTACCATCGCCGCCAACAATGTTGTCAATTCCGGCTGCATGGTCGCCGGCGCTGCGATGGCCGCAGGCCTCAGCTTCCTCGGGATTTCAACGCTCGACCAGTTCCTGCTTGTTGCCGCAATGTGTCTGGTCGCCGCCTGGCTTGGCTGGCTGTTGCATAAGGCCTGTGATGAGCCGCTGGGACCTGATGATGAGTTTCACGATGCCGAGCGGATGGACAAGACTGCGGGTTAA
- the gloB gene encoding hydroxyacylglutathione hydrolase: protein MPLHVHQFPCLSDNYGFLLHDDMSGETAAIDTPDADEYLKQAENKGWRISHIWNTHWHPDHAGGNQAIKDATGCTIIAPRGDGARIPVYDHQVDPGDTVKLGDHEAHVMDVSGHTLGHIAYHLPDSEIAFVGDSIFALGCGRMFEGTPEMMWSTMLRLRDLPDNTTLYCAHEYSQANARFATHIDPDNTALEDYSAHIDALRAENKPTVPTTVARELDTNPFLRADVAAMQAHMGHEGDAVATFAAIRSAKDNF, encoded by the coding sequence ATGCCGCTTCATGTCCATCAATTTCCTTGTCTCAGCGATAATTACGGTTTTTTGCTGCATGATGATATGAGCGGTGAGACCGCCGCCATCGATACGCCCGATGCCGATGAATATCTCAAACAGGCAGAGAATAAGGGCTGGCGCATCAGCCATATCTGGAACACCCATTGGCATCCTGACCATGCCGGTGGCAATCAGGCAATAAAGGATGCCACCGGCTGCACCATCATCGCGCCCAGAGGCGATGGTGCGCGCATTCCGGTCTATGATCATCAGGTTGATCCGGGCGACACAGTAAAGCTGGGCGATCATGAGGCGCATGTGATGGATGTGTCGGGCCATACGCTCGGCCATATCGCCTATCATCTGCCCGATAGCGAGATTGCCTTTGTCGGCGACAGCATCTTCGCGCTGGGTTGTGGACGGATGTTCGAGGGCACGCCCGAGATGATGTGGTCGACCATGTTGCGGCTGCGCGACCTGCCCGACAACACCACGCTCTATTGCGCGCATGAGTATAGCCAGGCCAATGCCCGCTTCGCGACGCATATCGACCCGGACAATACCGCACTTGAGGACTATTCTGCGCATATTGATGCCCTGCGTGCCGAGAATAAACCGACCGTGCCGACAACGGTGGCACGTGAACTGGATACCAATCCATTTCTGCGCGCCGATGTTGCGGCGATGCAGGCGCATATGGGGCATGAAGGCGATGCCGTCGCCACCTTTGCTGCGATCCGCAGCGCCAAGGACAATTTCTGA
- a CDS encoding response regulator transcription factor yields MLRSIVIYGLVLALGALALQWLEYRYTVQALSGSAYIVIIAFAFAFVGLWVGLRLTRSKAQDFARNDKAMAALGISAREYDVLALLGEGYTNKEIARCLDISPNTVKTHITNLFTKLEVTRRTQAISKARELRILP; encoded by the coding sequence ATGCTCCGATCCATAGTCATTTATGGTTTGGTGCTGGCTTTGGGCGCATTGGCGCTGCAATGGCTGGAATATCGCTATACCGTGCAGGCACTGTCCGGATCGGCCTATATTGTCATCATCGCCTTTGCTTTCGCCTTTGTCGGGCTGTGGGTTGGCCTGCGACTCACCCGGAGCAAAGCACAGGACTTTGCCCGCAATGACAAGGCGATGGCCGCATTGGGCATCAGCGCGCGTGAATATGATGTGCTTGCGCTTCTCGGCGAAGGGTATACCAACAAAGAGATTGCGCGCTGCCTCGATATCTCTCCGAACACGGTGAAAACCCACATCACCAACCTGTTTACAAAGCTGGAGGTCACCCGCCGCACCCAGGCGATCAGCAAGGCGCGCGAGCTGCGAATTCTCCCATAA
- a CDS encoding acyl-CoA dehydrogenase, which yields MAHENFISFSWDDPFLLEDQLTEDERMIRDTARGFAQDVLQPRVIDAYREETDAPELFPMMGKAGLLGATLAEKYGGAGASYVAYGLIAREVERVDSGYRSMMSVQSSLVIHPINAYGSEEQRQKYLPGLTSGELIGCFGLTEPDAGSDPAGMKTRAKKTGNGYVISGAKTWISNSPFADVFVIWAKSDAHDGAIRGFILEKGMKGLNAPKIKGKLSLRASTTGMIQMDEVEVGEDALLPEVSGLKGPFGCLNRARYGIGWGAMGAAEFCWHAARQYGLDRKQFGKPLAATQLYQKKLADMQTDIALGLQGSLRVGRLMEEGRFAPEMISIVKRNNCGKALDIARMARDMHGGNGISEEYQVMRHMVNLETVNTYEGAHDVHALILGRAQTGIQAFF from the coding sequence ATGGCTCACGAAAATTTCATATCCTTTTCCTGGGATGATCCGTTCCTGCTCGAGGACCAGCTGACCGAAGACGAGCGGATGATCCGCGACACGGCACGCGGCTTTGCTCAGGATGTCCTGCAACCACGCGTGATCGACGCTTATCGCGAAGAAACCGACGCACCCGAACTTTTCCCGATGATGGGTAAGGCCGGCCTGCTCGGCGCGACGCTGGCGGAGAAATATGGCGGTGCCGGTGCATCCTATGTCGCCTATGGTCTGATCGCGCGCGAAGTCGAGCGCGTCGACAGCGGCTATCGCTCGATGATGTCGGTCCAGTCGTCGCTGGTGATCCATCCGATCAATGCCTATGGTTCCGAGGAACAGCGGCAGAAATATCTCCCCGGCCTGACTTCGGGCGAACTGATCGGCTGCTTTGGCCTCACCGAACCCGATGCCGGATCAGACCCGGCGGGAATGAAGACCCGGGCAAAAAAAACCGGCAATGGCTATGTGATCTCCGGTGCCAAGACGTGGATTTCCAATTCTCCCTTTGCCGATGTCTTTGTCATATGGGCCAAGTCCGACGCGCATGACGGGGCCATTCGCGGTTTCATTCTCGAAAAGGGCATGAAGGGCCTCAACGCACCCAAAATCAAGGGTAAGCTGAGCCTGCGCGCCTCGACCACCGGTATGATCCAGATGGATGAAGTCGAAGTCGGCGAAGATGCACTGCTGCCCGAAGTCTCTGGACTGAAAGGCCCGTTCGGATGCCTCAACCGCGCCCGTTACGGCATTGGCTGGGGCGCGATGGGTGCAGCGGAGTTTTGCTGGCATGCAGCACGGCAATATGGGCTCGACCGCAAGCAGTTCGGCAAGCCGCTGGCGGCAACCCAGCTCTATCAGAAGAAGCTTGCCGACATGCAGACAGATATTGCACTCGGCCTGCAGGGTTCGCTGCGCGTCGGGCGACTGATGGAAGAGGGCCGGTTCGCGCCGGAAATGATCTCCATCGTCAAACGCAATAATTGCGGCAAAGCACTGGATATTGCGCGTATGGCCCGCGATATGCACGGCGGCAACGGTATCTCCGAAGAATATCAGGTGATGCGCCACATGGTGAATCTGGAGACGGTCAACACCTATGAGGGCGCGCATGATGTCCATGCGCTGATCCTCGGCCGGGCCCAGACCGGGATACAGGCGTTCTTCTGA
- a CDS encoding Gfo/Idh/MocA family oxidoreductase, with product MAARNDDGLRLRQFTASREWDFVAEEDRYLSRTEEPRYRFALIGCGAMGLEHLRVTALEGRARVIGLHDPHEPSLAAAQRLHDSLGEETALAVYDSPEAAANDPAVDLVIIATPNHSHWPVLQQVLPAGKPVLLEKPMATTLDDALAMLRAAECHQEPFLLGLQYRYKALYAEALDRLADPITIGNLKTLHIAEYRPPFLDKVGQWNKFNHSSGGTLVEKCCHYFDLMHRITAAPPERVFASGSQAVNFRDFARDGHAGDMIDNADVLIDYANGVRGGFTLNMLTADFREELVVTGDSGQLRGGEHADPNGDDRFRNHITIVQGDAGRRVDIQPGYPRWIEQSGHGGASWHLHRRLIDALDGKATNLATAREGFWAFLVGAAAQQSIASGEPVEIAAMLAAAGVAIDDVAFPVAP from the coding sequence ATGGCTGCCCGGAATGATGATGGATTGCGGTTGCGGCAATTTACTGCCAGCCGCGAATGGGATTTTGTCGCCGAAGAGGATCGCTATCTCTCGCGAACAGAGGAACCGCGCTACCGCTTCGCGCTGATCGGCTGCGGCGCAATGGGGCTGGAGCATCTGCGAGTCACCGCGCTGGAAGGGCGCGCCCGTGTCATCGGGCTACATGACCCGCATGAGCCCAGCCTCGCCGCAGCGCAACGGCTGCATGACAGCCTTGGCGAAGAAACAGCGCTAGCCGTCTATGACAGCCCCGAGGCGGCAGCGAATGACCCCGCTGTCGATCTGGTGATCATCGCCACGCCCAATCACAGCCATTGGCCGGTGTTGCAGCAGGTGCTGCCTGCCGGCAAACCGGTGCTGTTGGAAAAGCCGATGGCGACGACACTCGACGATGCGCTGGCGATGCTGCGCGCGGCGGAATGCCATCAGGAACCGTTTCTGCTCGGGCTGCAATATCGCTACAAAGCGCTCTATGCTGAGGCTCTGGACCGGCTCGCTGACCCGATCACTATCGGCAATCTCAAAACGCTGCATATCGCCGAATATCGTCCACCCTTTCTCGACAAGGTGGGGCAGTGGAATAAATTCAACCACAGTTCGGGGGGGACACTGGTCGAGAAATGCTGCCATTATTTCGACCTGATGCATCGCATCACCGCAGCGCCGCCCGAGCGGGTCTTTGCCAGTGGATCGCAGGCGGTGAATTTCCGCGATTTCGCCCGCGATGGCCATGCCGGTGACATGATCGACAATGCCGATGTGCTGATCGACTATGCCAATGGGGTGCGCGGCGGCTTCACCCTCAATATGCTCACCGCCGATTTTCGCGAGGAGCTGGTGGTCACAGGCGATAGCGGCCAGTTACGCGGTGGTGAGCATGCCGATCCCAATGGTGATGACCGGTTTCGCAACCATATCACCATCGTCCAGGGCGATGCCGGGCGGCGGGTGGATATCCAGCCCGGCTATCCGCGCTGGATAGAACAAAGCGGCCATGGCGGTGCGAGCTGGCATCTGCACCGTCGGCTGATTGACGCACTCGATGGCAAGGCCACCAACCTGGCTACGGCGCGCGAGGGTTTCTGGGCGTTTTTGGTCGGTGCCGCGGCGCAACAGAGCATTGCCAGCGGAGAGCCGGTGGAAATTGCCGCGATGCTTGCTGCGGCAGGAGTGGCGATTGACGATGTCGCCTTCCCGGTCGCCCCATGA
- a CDS encoding solute:sodium symporter family transporter, with protein MTSDNLWTLFGAAAIMAMVAWLSWLKTRGTAGDRDGYFLAGRGLTGIFIGGSMLLTNLSAEQLIGLNGSAYAFNMSAMAWEVTAGFAIIIMALVFLPRYLAGGYTTLPEFLSSRFDEGVRRYTVVLFLLGYGLVTIPSVLYSGALAVLGLFDVETMTGLGQTGSLISVILVIGIVGGAYAVFGGLKAVAVSDTINGIGLLIIGFLVPLFGLIALGEGSIASGMETVFTTETQKLNAIGSNADPTPFLTLFTGMIFATLFYWGTNQYVIQRTLGAKSLAEGQKGVLFTGFLKLLVPAMMLLPGIIAFHLYGPDIGGLDKAYPRLVADVLPGWLSGFFLAVLLGAVFSSFNSLLNSAATLFALDIYAPMRGGKVDDATLVRTAKIASLVIALASFVAAPFLQNAQEGLWQIIRIFSGFYNIPVIAIVLAGLFLRNVPPWSAKAVILFHVAAYGALRFIPALDTGLNFVHLYAILFVVEIGFMAALSEGLGSGATGDDDRVHPVDLTPWRYAGPVSIILVAAIIAIYLLFSPIGLVGGLSDIFWPALAAVTVLAGLAIMFERRRWARKYRGHYRENIG; from the coding sequence ATGACATCTGACAATCTCTGGACCCTGTTCGGTGCCGCGGCGATCATGGCGATGGTTGCATGGCTGTCCTGGCTCAAGACCCGTGGCACTGCCGGCGACCGCGATGGCTATTTCCTTGCCGGGCGGGGCCTCACCGGTATCTTTATCGGCGGCTCGATGCTGCTCACCAACCTGTCGGCGGAACAGCTGATCGGGCTCAACGGCTCAGCCTATGCCTTCAACATGTCGGCTATGGCATGGGAGGTCACCGCCGGCTTTGCGATCATCATCATGGCGCTGGTGTTCCTGCCGCGCTATCTTGCTGGCGGCTATACCACCCTGCCGGAGTTCCTCAGCAGCCGCTTTGATGAAGGGGTGCGGCGCTATACCGTGGTGTTGTTCCTCTTGGGCTATGGTCTGGTGACTATCCCCTCTGTGCTCTATTCGGGTGCGTTGGCCGTGCTGGGCCTGTTCGATGTCGAGACGATGACTGGCCTTGGGCAGACCGGCAGCCTGATCAGCGTCATCCTCGTCATTGGCATAGTCGGTGGTGCCTATGCTGTTTTTGGCGGACTGAAAGCGGTGGCGGTGTCGGATACGATAAACGGTATCGGGCTGCTGATCATCGGCTTTCTTGTGCCGCTATTCGGGCTGATCGCATTGGGCGAGGGCAGTATTGCCAGCGGCATGGAAACGGTTTTCACTACCGAGACGCAGAAACTCAACGCCATTGGCAGCAATGCCGATCCGACACCGTTTCTGACGCTGTTCACAGGCATGATCTTCGCCACTTTGTTCTACTGGGGCACCAACCAATATGTCATCCAGCGCACCCTGGGGGCCAAGTCGCTGGCGGAGGGGCAGAAGGGCGTGCTGTTCACCGGCTTTCTCAAATTGCTGGTACCGGCGATGATGCTGCTGCCGGGGATCATCGCCTTTCATCTTTATGGTCCGGATATTGGCGGGCTGGACAAGGCTTATCCGCGATTGGTGGCCGATGTGCTACCCGGCTGGCTGTCGGGTTTCTTCCTGGCGGTGTTGCTGGGCGCGGTGTTCAGTTCGTTCAATTCGCTCCTCAACAGCGCCGCGACGCTATTCGCGCTTGATATCTATGCCCCGATGCGCGGCGGGAAAGTTGATGATGCGACACTGGTCAGGACCGCGAAAATCGCCAGCCTGGTAATCGCGCTGGCCAGCTTTGTCGCTGCGCCGTTCCTGCAAAATGCGCAGGAAGGCCTTTGGCAGATCATCAGGATTTTCAGCGGTTTCTACAATATCCCAGTGATCGCTATCGTGCTGGCCGGGCTGTTCCTCCGCAACGTGCCGCCGTGGAGTGCAAAGGCTGTGATCCTGTTCCATGTCGCTGCCTATGGCGCGCTGCGGTTCATTCCGGCGCTCGATACCGGCCTCAATTTCGTGCATCTCTATGCGATACTGTTTGTCGTCGAGATCGGCTTTATGGCCGCATTGTCGGAAGGCCTGGGCAGTGGTGCGACAGGTGATGACGACAGGGTGCATCCGGTCGACCTGACCCCATGGCGCTATGCCGGTCCGGTCTCGATCATATTGGTGGCGGCGATCATCGCGATCTACTTGCTATTCTCACCCATAGGCCTGGTCGGTGGCCTGAGCGATATATTCTGGCCAGCATTGGCGGCGGTGACAGTCCTGGCGGGATTGGCCATTATGTTCGAACGCCGCCGCTGGGCGCGCAAATATCGCGGCCATTATCGGGAGAATATCGGCTAA
- the rnd gene encoding ribonuclease D produces MKIHPLINDSATLADLCARLAQADFVAVDTEFMRENTYWPELCLVQISDGKEAAAIDPMADDIDLSPLLDLITDNMDVLKVFHAGGQDIEIIFNMTGKTPAPLFDTQIAAMALGQAEQIGYANLVDNWLGVKVDKGARFTDWSRRPLDARQIDYAIGDVTHLSAIFPKMLDKLRDTGRGAWLNHEMEKIGDPAQYDLDVDTMWRRVKAQGRNKHVLGRLKALAAWRETEARDKNLPRGRIVKDETLGDIAAHPPKQQDDLSRIRGLSKSWKNNDIGARLMAVLEQAEPLPAEEMPPRGRRGPGLGKEGALVTDLLKLLLKIRAREMNVAARLIARADELEKLAAGERDGLEILTGWRYEEFGHDALDLVEGRLAFTIVDNRLKMTRTETPESAEANSAVKQPAVENIPL; encoded by the coding sequence ATGAAAATTCATCCATTGATTAACGACAGCGCCACGCTCGCCGATCTGTGCGCCCGGCTGGCACAGGCGGATTTCGTCGCCGTCGATACCGAATTCATGCGCGAAAACACCTATTGGCCCGAACTGTGCCTGGTGCAGATCTCCGATGGCAAGGAAGCCGCCGCCATCGACCCTATGGCTGATGATATCGACCTGTCGCCGCTGCTCGACCTGATCACCGACAATATGGACGTCCTCAAGGTGTTCCATGCCGGCGGTCAGGATATCGAGATCATTTTCAACATGACCGGCAAGACCCCGGCACCGCTGTTCGACACCCAGATTGCGGCAATGGCCCTGGGGCAGGCAGAGCAGATCGGCTATGCCAATCTGGTCGATAACTGGCTCGGCGTGAAGGTCGACAAGGGCGCGCGCTTCACCGACTGGTCGCGCCGCCCTCTCGATGCGCGGCAGATCGACTATGCCATTGGCGATGTCACCCATTTGTCCGCCATCTTCCCGAAAATGCTGGACAAGCTGCGCGATACCGGGCGCGGTGCCTGGCTCAACCATGAGATGGAAAAGATCGGCGACCCGGCGCAATATGATCTGGATGTCGACACCATGTGGCGGCGGGTCAAGGCGCAGGGCCGCAACAAGCATGTGCTCGGCCGGTTGAAGGCACTGGCCGCATGGCGCGAGACCGAAGCGCGGGACAAGAACCTGCCGCGCGGTCGCATCGTCAAGGATGAGACACTGGGCGATATTGCCGCGCACCCGCCAAAGCAGCAGGATGATCTGTCGCGGATACGCGGTCTTTCGAAAAGCTGGAAAAACAATGATATTGGCGCGCGACTTATGGCGGTGCTGGAGCAGGCAGAACCGCTGCCTGCCGAGGAAATGCCACCGCGCGGTCGTCGTGGGCCCGGTCTCGGCAAGGAAGGCGCGCTGGTCACCGACCTGCTGAAGCTGCTGCTCAAAATCCGCGCCCGCGAGATGAACGTCGCGGCGCGGCTGATCGCCCGGGCCGACGAACTTGAAAAGCTGGCTGCGGGCGAGCGCGACGGGCTCGAGATACTTACCGGCTGGCGCTATGAGGAATTCGGCCATGACGCGCTTGATCTGGTCGAGGGCCGCCTCGCCTTCACCATAGTCGACAACCGGCTGAAGATGACCCGCACCGAGACGCCGGAGAGCGCCGAAGCCAATAGCGCCGTGAAGCAACCAGCGGTAGAGAATATACCTCTATGA
- the pgsA gene encoding CDP-diacylglycerol--glycerol-3-phosphate 3-phosphatidyltransferase has translation MLTLPNLLTLSRIVTVPFLVALLWWPDWQLGYLLGFGLYCLMGITDYFDGYLARAQGAVSKLGVFLDPIADKIMVAAVILILTAQGFLRGPYVGDLHVVAGLVILIREITVSGLREFLGGIQVSVPVTKLAKWKTTFQLIALGALILGGAVHGQPCQTLGPECATLTESWVHVVGLASLWVAAVLTMITGWDYLRVGLKHMD, from the coding sequence ATGCTGACCCTGCCCAACCTGTTGACGCTGTCGCGCATCGTCACCGTGCCGTTCCTCGTGGCGCTTTTATGGTGGCCGGACTGGCAGCTGGGCTATCTTCTCGGCTTTGGCCTCTACTGCCTGATGGGCATCACCGATTATTTCGATGGCTATCTGGCGCGGGCGCAAGGCGCGGTATCGAAGCTGGGCGTGTTTCTCGACCCGATTGCCGACAAGATCATGGTCGCGGCGGTGATCCTGATCCTGACGGCACAGGGTTTCCTGCGCGGGCCTTATGTTGGCGACCTGCATGTGGTCGCGGGGCTGGTGATCCTGATCCGCGAAATTACCGTATCGGGTTTGCGCGAATTTCTCGGCGGCATTCAGGTGTCGGTGCCGGTGACCAAATTGGCGAAGTGGAAAACGACGTTTCAGCTAATTGCACTGGGCGCGCTGATCCTGGGGGGCGCTGTTCATGGCCAGCCTTGCCAGACCCTGGGTCCAGAATGCGCAACGCTGACAGAAAGCTGGGTGCATGTTGTCGGCCTTGCGAGCTTGTGGGTCGCGGCGGTGCTGACCATGATCACCGGCTGGGACTATCTGCGCGTTGGTTTAAAGCATATGGATTAG